The Hydrogenobacter thermophilus TK-6 genome window below encodes:
- a CDS encoding amidohydrolase, whose amino-acid sequence MLDILIKQAIVPDRGIFDIAIKEGRIIRIERDIKEEARHTIRADGKIAIPSFANMHTHISMSLLRGIGSDLTLMDWLQKVIWVLEAEFVSPEFVRDGALLGIAESIMSGTTLLMDMYFFEEAVAQVALSAGIRVGLGFGILDFPTKVASGPEEYLKRAEEFIKTFKGEELVFPVLCPHAPYTCSPTTLLKVKELAEREGVLIHTHVAETKSEVEGVKEKYGKTPVKHLESLGFVSDRVLMAHMVWLDEEEKAIVKERGAKVLHCPESNLKLASGIAPVWEYISMGIHVCLGTDGPASNDNLDMLEEMSLMAKLQKGYSLSAKAMDARTALKIATENGFLACGIKAGKIEEGYEADLILIDTQKPHLQPLYDPVAQIVYSAKSSDIDTVICRGKVIMERRELKTIDMEELLHIAKKWREKITGFMREKNMLYF is encoded by the coding sequence ATGTTAGACATCCTTATAAAGCAAGCCATCGTCCCGGATAGAGGAATTTTTGACATAGCCATAAAGGAAGGCAGGATAATAAGAATAGAAAGGGATATAAAGGAAGAAGCCAGACATACCATAAGAGCCGATGGCAAGATAGCCATACCCTCCTTTGCCAACATGCACACGCACATCTCCATGAGCCTTTTGCGCGGCATAGGCTCAGACCTTACGCTCATGGACTGGCTCCAGAAGGTTATATGGGTGTTGGAGGCTGAGTTTGTATCGCCAGAGTTCGTAAGGGACGGTGCGCTCCTTGGCATAGCGGAGAGCATCATGTCGGGCACAACTCTTCTTATGGATATGTACTTTTTTGAAGAGGCTGTAGCACAGGTGGCACTTTCCGCAGGCATAAGGGTAGGTTTGGGTTTTGGCATCCTTGATTTTCCAACAAAGGTGGCATCAGGTCCAGAGGAATATCTAAAAAGGGCTGAGGAGTTTATAAAAACCTTCAAAGGTGAGGAGCTTGTTTTTCCCGTTCTGTGTCCGCACGCTCCTTACACATGCTCACCTACAACCCTCTTAAAAGTGAAAGAGCTCGCAGAAAGGGAAGGAGTACTTATACATACGCATGTGGCAGAGACCAAGTCCGAGGTGGAAGGCGTAAAGGAAAAGTACGGAAAAACTCCCGTAAAGCACCTTGAATCTCTTGGATTTGTCTCAGACAGGGTGCTTATGGCACATATGGTCTGGCTTGACGAGGAGGAGAAAGCCATAGTTAAAGAGAGAGGTGCCAAAGTGCTTCACTGTCCGGAGAGCAATCTCAAGCTTGCTTCTGGTATAGCACCGGTATGGGAGTACATAAGTATGGGAATACATGTGTGCTTGGGAACAGATGGGCCTGCCTCCAACGATAACTTGGACATGCTGGAAGAAATGTCGCTGATGGCAAAGCTTCAAAAAGGCTACAGCTTATCAGCAAAAGCCATGGATGCAAGAACAGCCTTAAAGATAGCAACCGAAAATGGGTTTTTAGCTTGTGGAATAAAGGCTGGCAAGATAGAAGAGGGCTACGAAGCAGACCTTATACTTATAGACACACAAAAGCCTCACCTTCAACCCCTTTATGACCCAGTGGCTCAGATAGTTTACTCTGCAAAATCATCCGATATAGACACGGTTATATGCAGAGGTAAAGTAATTATGGAAAGAAGAGAGCTAAAAACTATAGATATGGAGGAGCTTTTGCACATAGCCAAAAAGTGGAGGGAAAAAATCACAGGCTTTATGAGGGAGAAAAATATGTTATATTTTTAG
- the dapB gene encoding 4-hydroxy-tetrahydrodipicolinate reductase — MTKAVLCGALGRMGRTILRLSLEYSDFEIVAGVEHPDCVRSTDLGEASGIPELRGKVLTSRLEEVVSLCHVVIEFSGNTSAAVSHTKIASLAGKAAVVGTTGFSEEEMKEMEECSQNAPLLISPNMSLGVNLLFKLVQISVKALKDKNFDMEISEIHHRFKKDAPSGTALKLASIVAQELGVPLKDHAVFGRKDIQPRKDKDIGVFAIRGGDVVGDHTVYLLGFGERIELTHRATSRDTFAKGAIEASRWIKDKPPGLYSMFDVLGL, encoded by the coding sequence ATGACTAAAGCGGTACTCTGCGGTGCGCTTGGAAGGATGGGAAGAACCATCCTAAGGCTATCCCTTGAGTACTCAGATTTTGAAATAGTAGCAGGTGTAGAGCACCCAGATTGCGTAAGAAGCACCGATTTGGGGGAGGCATCAGGAATACCTGAACTCAGAGGGAAGGTTTTGACCTCAAGGTTGGAAGAAGTGGTGTCTCTTTGCCATGTGGTGATTGAGTTTTCTGGAAATACTTCTGCTGCAGTATCTCATACTAAGATAGCTTCTTTGGCTGGCAAAGCTGCAGTAGTAGGAACCACAGGCTTTTCTGAAGAGGAAATGAAAGAGATGGAGGAGTGCTCCCAAAATGCTCCTCTTTTGATCTCCCCCAACATGAGCTTGGGCGTTAATCTTCTTTTCAAGCTGGTACAGATATCGGTAAAAGCTCTCAAAGACAAAAACTTTGATATGGAAATATCGGAGATACACCACAGGTTTAAAAAGGATGCACCAAGCGGTACTGCTCTAAAACTTGCAAGCATAGTGGCGCAGGAGCTGGGAGTACCTCTAAAGGACCATGCAGTTTTTGGAAGGAAGGACATTCAACCGAGAAAGGATAAAGACATAGGCGTTTTTGCTATAAGAGGTGGGGATGTGGTGGGAGATCACACCGTTTACTTGCTTGGCTTTGGAGAGAGGATAGAGCTAACTCATAGGGCAACATCAAGAGATACCTTTGCAAAGGGTGCTATAGAAGCTTCCAGATGGATAAAGGACAAACCACCAGGACTTTACTCCATGTTTGATGTGCTTGGA